The Gorilla gorilla gorilla isolate KB3781 chromosome 11, NHGRI_mGorGor1-v2.1_pri, whole genome shotgun sequence genome contains the following window.
cctcccgggttcaagcgattctcctgccccagcctcctgagtagctgggactacaggtgcacgccaccacgcccagctaatttttgtatttctggcagagacggggtttcaccatgttggccaggatggtctccatctcttgacctcgtgatccacctgcctcggcctcccaaagtgctaggattacaggcgtgagccaccacgcccagcccatcctTTCTCCTCTTAAATTTTCTTTGCTGACCAGTATCTCTTGATGTGGAACGTTCTTTCATTAGTGGTAATACTGTCAGGTCTTTGGAagatattttgggttttgtttgctgAACCATTAtgcttattttacaaattaacTTTTCTGAACTTTATCGTGGTAGAATTTACGTAACAATTTaccattttgaccatttttaagttCAAAGGaactaagtacattcacattgctaTGCAACTATGACTACCATCTAGCTCCAGAACCTTTTCATCTTctcaaactgaaattctgtacccattaaacaataagctcccagccgggcacagtggctctcgcctgtaatcccagcacttcgggaggctgaggtgggcggattacctggagtcaggagttcgagaccagcctggccaacatgatggccgtctctactaagaatacaaaaattagctgggtgtggtgatgaatgcctgtaatcccagctgcgcgggaggctgaggcatgagaatcacttgaacctgggaggcagacgttgcagtgagctgggattgcaccactacactccagcctaggcaacagagggagactcccgtctcaaaaaaaaacaaaacaaaaacaagaaccaaTAAGCTGCCATTCCTTCTGCCttccagcccttggcaaccaccattccactttaaatttaattattctaGGAGTTCATAAAAGTGGGATAACacagtatttgtcattttgtgactgacttatttcacatatcataatgtcttcaagattcatccaggatgtaatatatatcagaagtttcctcctttttaaggctgagtaatattccattttgtgtttATGTCACATTTCTTTTAACCATTCATCccttgatggacacttggattgcttccaccttctggctattgtgaataatgctgctgtgaacatagaTGTACAAATTATCTGTCCAAGTTcctgctttcacttcttttgggtatatacccggaagtggaattgctggatataattttaatttttgaggaatctccatactcaGATGatcttatttccttatttttcaagTGTGTGGGTCTATGTGTGGTTTtggcagggaagggagagggcGAGTCTCTGTCGTTCCCACGTACTCCCCATGACTGTTAAGTGCTGTGTTAGAAGCATATGGTTTGATGAGAATTCTAGGAGAGACAAATGTTTCAAAGGATCTCTGTATTTTCACCGGCAATAACTAATAAATCATCTGGCTTCTCTGTTCCCcctgtaaaaattataaaatggagaaaataatgcaTGTTTTATCATCTTGGTAAAATGGTCAACATAAATGCAGAATATTTGAAAACTCCGGGGTTTTCAAAATAAGATtgtcaataaaaatttataattgcTAATTGGAAAGTCAGAAAATTTATACACTGTAAAAttcctttcatactttatatCTTAAAACTATTTTACAATGTTAATGAAGTGGCTTATTTCTTTACTAAAGTTCTTgtatttaagattattttatcaACAGTTATGCTGTCTGAGTGAACGGACACTGTGATAAACTGCCTTATCTGCTAAACTTAACATTATTTAGAACTTGAGAGCTACACGTAAGTCATTCCATAACCATTGTTTATCAAGGGCTTGAATAATTAgtcaagaaatgaaataaattacagTGCTACACTGAAAACccaattttactatttttctaattatgaaatatttcagattttgaaaaaattaaatactataaacaacttcTGTGAGGCCAACATTCAACTTGAGATAAAATCATCCAATACAGTTGAAGCCCTGTGTCCTATATACTTGATACATTCAGGATTCTGACTTTGATGCTTATAATTCTCATGCATTCATTTGTAGctatatgaaaatttttaaacCCAACATAACAAACTACTTGCTACATCGCTGGATCTTTTTTACCTGGAACTGAAATTaggcagtaaaataaaaatgtgatacatctcattcttttctttttgacacaACAAAGGAGAGTTTATCTCTGCTATTCTACTTACCTTCCCCTTCCCTGCGCTGCACTACTCCAAACCTCCTTTTAGGGTATTTTACCTAGACATGTCTTTTTAGTACTGAACTTGTTCACATTTCTCACATCAACATGTACTATCCATGTTATTGTTTTAGGAATTACTCTTTTCTGTCTATCCTGTTAGAAAGACTATTAAATTGCACTGGTTGACACTGGGTTACTCCATTTGTGTTCTTCATGACTAGCATGAGGCTATTTTTGGGTGATACTTACtgatgacatatataatatagaagaCACAGGAGAAATATACTGCATGAAAATCAAGATTCAGCTTTAGCTAGACAAGATGAATCAATAAACTAAAATCTAACAAGATGGAGTTCTATAGGAAAAATGTCTTAAGAGTTTGGTTTAATAAATCAATTTCATATGTGAAGGGTAAGCCATAATTTAACAGCACTACATATTGAAGATTTAAGGTTTTAATGACATAAAGTGAATCAGTGATATGTGgttgtcaaaataaaaaactaaagtgGTATTAGGcagcattaaaaaaaagcatCCAGAACATGGGAAGTGGTACTCTTTCACAGCATATCTGATCACCTCTTGTATTTAACTCTTGTGCTATATAATAAGTAATAAACTGGAACTTAGAGCAGAATTACCAGGATAGTGGGAGAAATCTGAAACCATATCATATGGAAAATGGTGAAGGCTCTAGTAATATTTATTCCATGCTGTTGACACCAATTTAAAAGTTATCTTTAAATACTTGAAGAGTTATGTAAAGATTAGATTTTTGACTCAATATACAACAAACTGTAAATTCTATTACAAAAATAGAATATACTGTCTTATAAGTCCtcttctattaatattattattaaaacagAACTAAATGGAAGGGTGGTAATTAATAAAGATTCAAGCTAAGGTAGGGGGCccggcatgttggctcatgcctgtaatcccagcctgaccaacatgaggttgaggcgggcagatcacttgaggtcaggagtttgagaccagcctgaccaacatggtgaaatcccatctctactaaaaatacaaaattagctgggcatggtggtgcacgccataatcccagctactcaggaggctgaggcaggagaatcgcttgaacacgggaggcagaagttgcagtgagctgggatcacgccactgcactccagcctgggcgacaaaaaaaACCCGGCTccagccatctcaaaaaaaaaaaaaaaaaaaaaaaagttaaggcaGGGGGTTGAATTACATGGTGTCTAAGGGCTTCTCTAACCTAGCTTCATAGAGCTCTATAAGCTAATTCACATAGGTATTAGTGAAGGAGATATTATTATGCCCCTTAGGATCTTTATAATTCAAAAGCTAGAAAAAGGATGGGGGCAGGTCAAAGGGACACAGCAGTCAGCTTGTAAGAGCTCCTAATGGTCAAAGCTGGAGGACAATTTGAGTAACAAATCATAATaatggattataacccaaagaaTGAAATATCTATAAGCCCAGAGTATAAGTGATTTAATAAGTATATGAAGAAGGGACAAATCTTCCTTATAAAAGATtctaataaataattatagaatAAGGGAAAACAGGAAATCATCACTAGAACTCCACAGGAGTAATTGCTGCAAGAAAGATCCACCAATGAATGCTAAAATTTGTGGCATTTCTAAGCTCATGACTCCTTAGAAATTGCGATTATGTCTcctgacttgaagtcaggagcatTTATGGCATGGCAATTTATTTTGTTCCAAGTAATAGTcatttttagattttgttttaaacTGGAATGTAGGCACCAAAGGGAAGGGAGTTGGTTTTTCTTGTCTACAAGCTATCCTCAATACCTAACATAATTCCTGTTACAGAGTGGGCCCTTCAAATATCTactgagtaaatatttttaaaacattgacgGGAGAAAGCAGTGAAGAAAGCATGTATAAGAGGGAGACTTCTATCTCTGAAGTATGTTAAAAAAATGTAAGCCTTTTGAGAGgaactttaaaataaagaaaaatgaatgctttttgttactttaattttacaaattcagttgcttaaaaataaacttgaaaaatgtCACTTTAATTTTGATGACTAAATTTGGAGGGCTTTTGAAATAATATCAcaccaaagaaaaattttattaaattatagatcaccagttatttaaaaatacacggGAAAAGACAGACATACAAAGGTAGTATCATACAACTGATTTCTAAACTCAATACTTTTGAGATACAAAACAATGATCATTACCCCCAAAAGTCAGTTTACTGACACGAATTGATGTTTAAGTTGGTCTGTAACTCTTTTCATTCAATTCTGTTTATAAAtgttactgaatttttaaattttgtcccatatctgaactttttttttttttgacatgtttACTTCTCAAAGTAGTATATAGTTATTTCTTGCAATTAATGTCAGCAACTATAAGAAGCTTTCCTAAGTCACAAGAATTCAATGTGGTTGCTGTTCTGGAGACAGTTAGCATTTTGGGCTATATATACTAAAACCCACGTATTCAAAGGCAGAAtattaatgggcaaaatatggGGGTTGAGAGCAGGAggactaagaaaagaaaatgttatctttTACTGCAGACCTGCCAAAAAAGACTCCATTACTTACTTTGGTACTATTGCTAGAGACGTTGTTTCTGCCAGACCACAGGTTGGCTATATGGTTGTtccttttatatttcctttttcaaatgaTGACAAACTTTCCCAATTAAATTGTTCAACCAAATAAGCAGACACCTTTAAATTACCATATATTTTTTTGTTgcttgaaagaaataaattattttcttaattggtTTAGCAGCCTTGTATCTGGAAAAGCAGTAAAACCCGCTTTGTTCCAAAATTAGAACACTGACTCAGAGGCTGCTTGTAAGATACTTGGCTATCTTTTATCACCAATCAGTCACAAAGGTGAACCTCCATGAACTCTGTAacgtaataaatgtaaaaatggcCTCATTGACCAATACACAATATTAAGCCAGCAAAACCAAAAAAGTACCCTCTTAAGTGGGAACTGGTTTGTATAAAACAAGAGGATATACATCCTCTTACATAAAACAAGAGAAATATGTACggtaataaaaataatctttaataaaCTTGTATAGAGAGGATTCCGGTTTACATGTAAGTCTGCTTTAAATAACCACGGCTGAATGACTGGAAATGTTCTTTTCTTAACACAATGCCCATTCATTATAAGTTAAGCTGGTCCTAGTTTCTTACaaatctcttatttccttgaatttATCTACTACACCCTCACTGTGATGCCCTTTAACTTGTAAGCTGGGCCTGCCCAGCCTGCTTATAAAGCCCCTCTTCAGAAATGTACCAGGTGTATTAAACAGAGGCATCATTTAATGGAAATCTGCACTTCAAAACAGCACTTGAAGGACCAGCCATTGGCCCTCCAATGTAAATACTTCTCATTTCACATTATCACAGAAACAGTGCAGTTTACTAACCACTCCTTCCTTGTAAGAAATTCAGTAgctgtaaaattttttttcagtttcaaaacATTTCAATACTTATTAATTCCAAAGATCCGAACACCATGTAGTTGTGGCATTTTGGGAATCAGTACACTCAGGAGAGAAGCTGTGTTTAGGATGAAGTGAGTTGGATCATACTTCGTATAGAAACTTGCCAGAAAATATCTGTAGAGATAAAAGTTAAGAATATATATaacatccaaaaataaaattacttggaACTTAAGACAAttttaaaggtagaaaaaaagGCCACTAAAGCATAAATACctaaaaatgaaactatttttgAGCACTAAAACAAGAGGAATCAGTTTGGTCCCAAGTTTATCTCATTAGGAActaaaaaatttgtttaatgGAGGTccacattttccatttctgtaattgtattaaatacatttaatagaACACACTGCATCCTTTAAAGCAAGGCTTATCAAACTAGGGTTCATATGCCCTCTGTAATTACAGGTGTAGTTctgtatttccatgtatgtttCTGAAAAAGATCTGGATTCAAAGCATTCATCTTATTCTCAAAAAGTTTTGTGACTCACAGGTTAAGAACCTCTACTGTAAAGCTCCAAAAAATGGGGTTTTAGTGCATTAGTACAATTCCTATCtttgaaggaaataaatatttggttgCCCTTTTGATGTTCTCATTTTCATACTGTAGTTGAGCAGCTCTATAACCAGTTTAACCGGTAACTTGAAAGACACTGTTGTACCATTCCAGCTGCTTTTTAATAATCAAATGCATGTATGTTTTTGGATATCCAACTGAGAATTTGTTTTAACAAGCCCCAAGCCTAAAAAGCACCTTTAAAATCATAAATCACCAAGTCCAGAATGTTTAGTTTTACCTACAGGTATATCATATCAAGGTGCAGACACATCATCTGATTACTAACAGAATAATACAGATAAGATGTAAAGAATAAAACATCATATCTTATTTGTTCATAACTAAGAAGTTAGTTTCTATTTAGGTCTTTGCAGTACGCAAGGAAAGTATTCTAATAGTCTTTACTGACATTAGTTTCTCATAAGGGAAAATAAGTATCTTGTGTAACATGGTTAGAAGAGAGGAGCTACTTCCAAGTATGACAAAAAACATCACAAgagaattttatacatttttaaaaccatctagATTGAGAAATTCTACAATCTTCCACCTATTTTGCAAACTACAGTCAGAAAATTCTCTAGTGTAAACCATATTCCTcaattctgaaattctttcttcctttcatatATTTGAAGACTAAATTTATACTTCCTTTACTGAACAAAATAGGACATCACTTGCATTTAGCAAACTCATTTCATTTCCCACCATCATTATAGGTTTAATCTATAATCTGATAGGTTAGAAATAATAAATCTTATAATGGGTTCTTTTGACTATAACCTAGCATATGTcccctttttgtcttttaattaaaaCCGATTTTGTGTGTAGATTATATGAAAATTACTTGACTCTTTCAAAAACTTAGACAATCCTCTGATGGTATGCAAAACCCAGGTGGGACTCAGTGTGACAACATTTATTTGCCAACAGCTATATTGGAAAGAGACCTGTATTACAAGATAGTAGTTTAGGGTTTAACCTGAGCTCTGAACTCCAACTAGGTGCAAGATCTTCAACAAGGTAATGCATTTGAGTCTGTTTCTTTACTTAAAAATCTGgaatatggtggctcacgcctgtaatcccagcactttgggaggccaaggcaggcggatcacctgaggtgagaagttcaagaccagcctggtcaacatggtgaaaccccatctctactaaaaatacaaaaagtggctgggcatggtggtgcacgcctgtagtcccagctactggggagggtgaggcaggagaatcgcttgaacctgggaggcggaggctgcagtgagccaagatcatgccactgcactccggcctgggcaacagagcaagactctgtctccacaacaaaaaaaaattctggaataaCATTCCATGTCACACCTACCTGACAAAtaatcaaataagaaaatgtgaaagcaCTGAAAAGTCCTAATGCTATATAGATGGCTTTAATGCTATTTCTTCAGTTAAGTAAGCAATTTAATCAGAATATTTGAAATCATACCTGTTGgtcaaaaaatacattttgagaaatatgGACACCGTATACAGGTACATCTCAGTTGGCCTTTTGTGTGATAGCTGTGATTAAAACTTCCGAATGTCaggcattttacatgtattataatgCAATCCTcaatgttttacagatgagaaaactgagccttTGAAGAAAATGGCCAAAAGTCACAGAGCTTCAAAGGGGTTGAGCCAAAATCCAAATTCAGGGCCATCTGAATAaccaatatttttgttattacatgcatgcatgcattcattcacttatttatttaataaatcgggtcttgctctgttgcccagactggagtacagcggtgtgactacagctcactgcagcctcttaactcctaggctcaaaccatcttcctgcctcagcttcccacgtagcttacatttatttttattagactaCACTGACACTTTTCTTTGAGGTTAATATTATATGGGACTAAATCAATTCAAAATTTCCTCAAAGGGCTATAAATTAAGGAAAAAGAACCCCATTATTTTATGATCAGTTTATTCCTTTCACTTGAAAAATGCCTTCCCTTACTTAAATATCTAAAACCTAGTCTCTCTTAAGTTCTAGCATAAGGATTTCCAACACCTCCAAGAAGTCTTTTGTGCTATGCCAGGCTGCACTGACTCTATCATGGACGTTATTATGTATAGGCTAGATGGTACAGAGTATTAAGATATATGAGCAATACCTCTATTATGTGTAGGCCACTGTACTTACTGTGGGATTCAAAGCAATTCATGCACTTATAAATTCTTTGGagagacaaaataaaacatatatacgtttttttatttgtcaattatacctcaataaagctggggaaaaaaGGAGGAGGCATTTCAGGTAGGAGATATGATTTGAACAAAGACAGAAATAGGACTACACATGAAATATTCAAGAAATGCTGCTTAGAAGGCCAGGTAGGAGTTGGGTGgggataaaatatttacatcaaGGGAAAAGGAGGTAAGAACTATTTTCTGGAAGGCCCAGAACATCAGATAGGAGAAAGAAATCAGATACCAGATACAGGTTACATGCTATCCAGGTagattattatctcatttatttcttacagcatTAGGATTGAATTAGGTATCACTAGctagaattttatatatgagCAATCCAAGCTGGCTGAGTGATATATATAGGACTCCACCCAGGTCGGTCTTATAATGAAAGCCTGACCTACTTTTTTCGAAACCATACTCTTTCCCAAGGAGTCTGAATATCTTAATAGGATAGGTGGCCAGTGAAATTCTTCTGATTATCTAAATCATTGCTTAGGGAGATTAATCTGACAGTGCAATATAGAATATGATTATGTATTTCCTTATATGAAACCTAAGGATGGGAGCTGGAATACATTTGACCTGTATATCCTAAATGTCTAGGTGGACTGCTTAGCATGTAATATTGTCTCCGTATGTACTGACTGAAGTGAAAATTAGTTTATTATCAACTTGTTAAAaattttgtctatattttatgtTCTATCCGAGGTGCTACTTATTGATAGAAGTTTGCAACAAAATATGTTTCTAATTCCAATTCAATCTGATGAAAAGATATCTTCCTCTTATCCAATCCTCCTCATACCTAAAAATTTCTGCCACTTACAGAATTATTGGGGAAATTGTGAAAAACTTCCGTGAAGATGTAAACTGTACTCCATAGTCCAGTTGTTCCCAATGAGTTAGGAGCCTTGCTTTACCCTGGTCAGGAGTTTCGAAAGGTGTTCCTTTCACTGCATGCAAAAATACGTACATCCCCTGGAAAACAAGCAAGGGGTTATAAATGATcaatattaaatacaaaattagtctttGTCAGTAGCATTAACGAGGTTCCAAGCTGTTTGTGAGAGTGTGTGATTTAACTGAGTTCGTTTTAAGCTTTCATATAATAGTGAAAGGCTGTAGCCagtttctttataataaaatagaactttCTGgggtatataaatattattaagtgAGAATTGGTAAAAGGTCAACTGAAAGTAAcctgtttgcatttcttttcgttaaactaaaaataattatcagGGTAGCTTCATATCTTTACATTCAGATTTTCTTACACTTTTCCTATTAGGAAATAGGATTACTTTTTCCCCAATGTACAGGAGGTTTTTCTTCAGGGTATATTAGTAAATTTGATGAtacttaaaaaatgataaagacatacaaagtggtagaaaacaataaaatgattaaaatctaTTGGGAAAAATAGTTTTGAGATATTTAATATGATGACTGCCTTTGCCTTAATAGTTCTCTTCCAAAGCAATAAAAATAGTTTGATATAATAGGTATAATGTTCCACTCAATTCCCTTTTTAAATCGCTATTGTGCCTCAATAGCATTTCTTCTGAAGTCAGTTTTAAAAACTCAAAGCAAATAACATTACTAAAAGCCATTCTGTCAGATCATATGTctaaacatataattttttttatcaatAGGGTAGAAAAAAACCAATCTATAGATTTGGTTTCCTTGAGATTATGATACCCATTTAGACTCATAGGCAGTGTTTCATTCAGGATCACTGCTTGAGACACTTTATGTAATAATGCCTAAATATTATCATGACACAAAGTTTTTCCTTCTAGACGCCACAATGTGATGTCATTTTTCCTACCTCTACTTTTAATGATTATATAGAAAAATTAgggatttgaaattttatatgatACCAAGTTAACCAAGCCATTCCTTTCAAGGCTTAGTCTACTTCCTAGTTATTCCAGTAGGCAATTCAGAAGTCGTTTAGCTACAATAACACGTAAGCTATGGAGGAAAGGACTCATGTTCAATTGGATTTAACCCATCAAACATTTAATAGGTGGCTTATATGTATGAGACATAggacatatatgcacatatgaaaTTGAATGAGATGTACCCAAGCCTTGGAAAAATTCAATCCTCTAAGAgatgataaggaaaaaaaaaatatgcataaaCAGCTAGAAAGTAGGGCAGAAATTGCTATCAAAGGTACAATCAGAATACTCAGCAAATGGCAGGGGAGGGAAAGGTTCCTTGTTGCTGTGCCAAAAGTCTTGATGCTACTTCATTACGTCATTCTTAAAGGTTCAGCTCAAATAACAATTCCTTAGAAAAACCTACCTCATTAGTAATAATTAATCTCCTCTTTATGTAGTTGTAtacaattttattgaaaatacGATTACAGTACAATATATCATGTTAGAGTTGTTTGCATGATGTTTGTTTTCCCATTAGCCTGAATACACTCGGAATAAGCACTGGGACACCACAAGACATTAGACATTGGACACTTCCAACATTAGAAATGTTGGAAGATGACATTACGCCAAGGAGTATTTATTCTGTAAGCTCTACGAAACCATTTTCATATGGGCTTTAAAGTGAATTATAAAACAGAAAGTATATGTTTTCAAATCATCGGAGGGTATAGGACCCCCAAAAAGTTAAGAACAACTATTCCAGACCACATAGATATTAGAATATAAGAGAATAATCATCCTCTCATTATTTCCTTCAAACCATATGTACTTAACTAGCGTTTAGAATATCAAAACAGTTTATTTTATACATCTTTtca
Protein-coding sequences here:
- the ORMDL1 gene encoding ORM1-like protein 1, translating into MNVGVAHSEVNPNTRVMNSRGMWLTYALGVGLLHIVLLSIPFFSVPVAWTLTNIIHNLGMYVFLHAVKGTPFETPDQGKARLLTHWEQLDYGVQFTSSRKFFTISPIILYFLASFYTKYDPTHFILNTASLLSVLIPKMPQLHGVRIFGINKY